Proteins from a genomic interval of Anas platyrhynchos isolate ZD024472 breed Pekin duck chromosome 4, IASCAAS_PekinDuck_T2T, whole genome shotgun sequence:
- the LOC119714654 gene encoding peptidyl-prolyl cis-trans isomerase-like, with the protein MLRRSKAEVERCVASVQASAASRREGGDVTNHDGTGGRSIYGDAFEEESFEVKHTGPGLLSMANRGRATNNSQFFTTLKTVEALDFKHVVFGFVTDGTDVVKKLESFGSPNGLVSGRVVITDCGQIENSGF; encoded by the exons ATGTTGAGGCGCAGCAAGGCCGAGGTGGAGCGCTGTGTCGCCTCCGTGCAGGCCTCTGCGGCTTCTCGGAGAGAG ggaggtGATGTAACTAACCATGATGGAACAGGTGGACGGTCAATTTATGGAGATGCATTTGAAGAAGAGAGCTTTGAAGTGAAGCACACGGGTCCTGGATTGCTGTCGATGGCAAATAGGGGTCGGGCTACGAATAACTCTCAGTTCTTCACAACACTCAAAACAGTAGAAGCCTTGGACTTTAAACAcgtggtgtttggttttgtgacaGATGGAACGGATGTTGTGAAAAAGCTCGAATCCTTTGGTTCTCCCAACGGGTTAGTAAGTGGAAGAGTTGTCATTACAGACTGTGGGCAAATAGAGAATTCTGGCTTTTGA